A segment of the Cohnella algarum genome:
CCAAGCGAATAGGCAATCTATTGCAATTAGCCGGGTTCTCAGATAAGCTAGAAATATATTCGGTCCTGAAGCACAGGCCGCCTACCGTTATTTATACGGGGGCGGCTTATTTGTTTGTCCGGGGTTATGGGCCGGAGCGCAAACTTTCAAGGGGATGGGGATAAGTGATGAAAGCGAATAAGGCGGATGACAGGAGGGACACGCGGAAAATGGAAGGGAGGAAGGAGAACGGCAGGCTCGAGGGGAAAGAGGCGAAATTTGACACGGCTTTTGAGCGGGAATACGGGGAGATGATGAACGCTGCGATCAAGAAGAGCCGCGGCGAGAGGAAGAGGAGGCTGTTGGAGGAACATGGTTTCGCGGAGAAAATGCTGGCCTACGTATGGTGGCAAGCCGTAGGCAACCTGACGCATTTTCATCCCGAGTACGAAATAGTCGACTTGCGGGGCGGAATCCGGTTCGCCGATTATGCCTATCTACCTTCGCCTGTGTTCGGTCTGCTGCTGGAAGTGGACGGCTTCGGCCCCCATTGGCGTGACATCAGCCGCTGGAAATACGACGACAACGAAGAGCGGCAGAACCTGCTGCTTATTGATGAATGGAAGCTGTTGCGCTTCTCGTACGACGGGGTCATGGAGAAGACGGCCCGTTGCAAGCAGACGATCTTAATGGCGCTTGCCCGGTGGGGCCGTCCTGTCGGCGGAGAAAAGGTGAAGCTGAATGTTTATGAACGGGCTGTGCTGCACTATAGCCGATCCATTGGCGGGGAGAAG
Coding sequences within it:
- a CDS encoding DNA-binding response regulator — protein: MEGRKENGRLEGKEAKFDTAFEREYGEMMNAAIKKSRGERKRRLLEEHGFAEKMLAYVWWQAVGNLTHFHPEYEIVDLRGGIRFADYAYLPSPVFGLLLEVDGFGPHWRDISRWKYDDNEERQNLLLIDEWKLLRFSYDGVMEKTARCKQTILMALARWGRPVGGEKVKLNVYERAVLHYSRSIGGEKFTTSQIAKAFDVTRKTIAPHLESLVEKNKLTAVLSPKGWRTGYKESRKRF